From the Flavobacterium galactosidilyticum genome, one window contains:
- a CDS encoding HAD family hydrolase, translating to MINTIIFDFGDIFINLDKEATITAFKKLGLSEWNTDLNNLNMQFETGKISRENFLSGIQKHIPNASIQEIETAWCTILLDFPLYRLEFLQILSQKYRLFLLSNTDAIHIESFEQKHGISFYSDFYQCFEKVYFSYEIGLRKPDLEIYKHLINNHELDPKRTLFVDDKKENTDAAHSLGFNVYNLQVGEEDVIHLLDRTII from the coding sequence ATGATTAACACTATAATTTTTGATTTTGGAGATATTTTTATCAATTTAGATAAAGAAGCGACCATTACTGCTTTTAAAAAATTAGGATTAAGCGAATGGAATACTGATTTGAATAATTTGAACATGCAATTTGAGACTGGAAAAATTTCCCGCGAAAATTTCCTTTCGGGAATTCAAAAACACATTCCAAATGCTAGTATTCAAGAAATTGAAACTGCTTGGTGCACAATACTTCTTGACTTTCCTCTCTATCGCTTAGAGTTTCTTCAAATACTTTCTCAAAAATACCGTCTATTTTTACTATCAAATACAGATGCAATTCATATCGAGTCATTTGAGCAAAAACATGGAATTTCTTTTTATAGCGATTTCTATCAATGTTTTGAAAAAGTGTATTTTTCGTATGAAATTGGTTTACGAAAACCTGATTTAGAAATATACAAGCATTTAATTAACAATCATGAATTAGATCCAAAACGCACATTATTTGTTGATGACAAAAAAGAAAACACTGATGCGGCTCATAGTTTAGGATTTAACGTTTATAATTTACAAGTAGGAGAAGAAGATGTAATCCATTTATTAGACAGAACAATAATTTAG